A region of the Nitrospiria bacterium genome:
GGGTTTACCCCATCCGGTTTTCTCCCGGTCCGTTGAGCTCCCTGATCGGGTGGTCATTGGTTATTTTTTCGGGCCTTTTGGTCTTTCTTGGGATTTGGGCAATTAAGCGTGGGGGGACCCATGTGGATCCCTATAAACCAACGACGGTGCTGGTGGTGGATGGACCTTATCGGTTTACCCGGAATCCGCTTTATTTGTCTCTTACCTTGCTGTACATGGGGATTGCAATCCTTCTTAATCTTGTGTGGGCTGCTCTTGTTCTTCCAGTCGCTTTAATCATCATGCACTTCGGTGTGATTGCTCGTGAAGAAAAATATCTTGAGAGGAAGTTTGGACAGGGGTATTTACAATATAAAACCAGGGTTAGGAGGTGGATCTAAGAAACGTCAATGATAACCCAGGCTGGGCCAAAATATAGGATGGAGGTCTTTTTTAAAAAGATAAAAATTCAATAGAGGGACCCCGTTAAAGTGAGGTCCCCCCCTAAGGTTTAATTAGACTTAAATTAAAATCAACGTTTAGGCCCTTCACCAGGCCCTTTACCACCTCCTGGGCCCATTCCCACGCCTGGTTTCAT
Encoded here:
- a CDS encoding isoprenylcysteine carboxylmethyltransferase family protein, whose translation is MLGKSKDTPGTIPPPPLIYGGTFLFGYLFHWVYPIRFSPGPLSSLIGWSLVIFSGLLVFLGIWAIKRGGTHVDPYKPTTVLVVDGPYRFTRNPLYLSLTLLYMGIAILLNLVWAALVLPVALIIMHFGVIAREEKYLERKFGQGYLQYKTRVRRWI